Proteins found in one Lagopus muta isolate bLagMut1 chromosome 18, bLagMut1 primary, whole genome shotgun sequence genomic segment:
- the CASKIN2 gene encoding caskin-2 isoform X2, which produces MGREQELIQAVKNGDIPGVQKLVAKIKASKTKLLGSAKRLNVNYQDADGFSALHHAALGGSLDLISLLLEAQATVDIKDSNGMRPLHYAAWQGRVEPVRVLLRAAASVNMASLDGQIPLHLSAQYGHYEVSEMLLQHQSNPCLINKAKKTPLDLACEFGRLKVAQLLLNSHLCVALLEGQSKDATDPNYTTPLHLAAKNGHKEIIRQLLKAGIEINKQTKTGTALHEAALYGKTEVVRLLLEGGVDVNIRNTYNQTALDIVNQFTTSHASKDIKQLLREASGILKVRALKDFWNLHDPTALNVRAGDVITVLEQHPDGRWKGHIHDIQKGTDRIGYFPPSIAEVISKRTGMILPRMASTHQHQGTPGAPTALPDCSPPQLQHLPTGDRNSVGSEGSIGSIRSAGSGQSTEGTNGQNTNIVIENTRPLTSTGDDLQQQILGSEPRNEQITSMTGPPGHQTPSSCTPGDKVFSHQFLRPEQLLEGKDAEAIYNWLSEFQLESYTVNFLNAGYDVPTISRMTPEDLTAIGVTKPGHRKKISSEIGQLSITEWLPNYIPADLMDWLSAIGLPQYHKKLVNNGYDSITIVTDLTWEDLQEIGINKLGHQKKIMLAVKKLRDLRKSLSQTEATLTRHKVPGALDIVTIESLENGECQSPNTPKMTTFQDSELSYELQTAMSNSCHETLSIKNSQGMSRSQESIGVRSRGSGHSQDNVPCRHLSSPSQESLGSGESSSSSSGQSCMPPHSKENLASLPRQPSPEPYGKLTSPEGLNGFANCSGGSPLKERNLPEGTDQYARLTAQKGAGHVGTLMVTPSTPPQTPSKATAPYVFMYPHVSLKSPRTPSSQGAEQPKTSAHSYPSSGQKSSLQTSAPKAFSYLHSQCSPAELLKAATTPNAWQTGEQHKGGEGSKNKKRSHSLNRYALSDGEPEEEEGMPTSTLGSYATLTRRPGRSQMPRACLQTEAKVTRSQSFAIRAKRKGPPPPPPKRLSSVSSTPTTEVDNEQPPNPERQPSVPRDVADTGASPSDSGCSRTVRSLVAALEETPGLNPPKPLLAPKPLHVTQDSLSKAAVYDKSHNSCDPSGTVLSDSGWDSFDSSKPRRRTLSEPSTPMSEAVQGRQEDACSDAEEEAKPEVSSSSQNSSSECIPFAEEGNLTIKQRPKPAGQPKTDTAVQGTEPNSQPAESLCSDGKETAVSTATRELPMLEFNLTESDTVKRRPRFKEREPLQAVLKAFSMAGQAEVGASSAPQYAQAQAVSIVGPTTQGPAPQAGLAGDAFDDDSVEFRIAEIEKSILSLEKGIKKVPSPIKAPSPTELLSTTVVRMPAPGMGICGEASRVVAGSEALFYHGWLDVAFPTSPVRGTCVTSCHEAFSLADIPAKHTSVASTKLVFSGPKTIYQQVLQPSRHTVAPWAATESVPDVIGSLAGPSPLTLEASSKVFVKPLASAPGAALVQQRLEHTSITTLQAAEKKITVEEVQSPLRATHSAKNILEDISNMFDDLADQLDAMLD; this is translated from the exons AGCTCCTGGGATCTGCCAAGCGCCTGAATGTGAACTACCAGGATGCAGATGG GTTCTCAGCACTGCACCATGCAGCCTTGGGTGGCAGCCTGGACCtcatctcactgctgctggaggcacagGCCACTGTGGACATCAAGGACAGCAACG GGATGCGCCCCCTGCACTACGCAGCCTGGCAGGGACGCGTGGAGCCAGTGCGGGTGCTGCTGCGTGCTGCCGCCTCTGTCAATATGGCCTCACTGGATGGGCAGATTCCACTGCACCTTTCAGCACAGTATGGCCACTACGAGGTG TCGGAGATGCTTCTGCAGCACCAGTCCAACCCCTGTCTCATCAACAAGGCGAAGAAAACCCCCCTGGACTTGGCCTGCGAGTTTGGGCGACTGAAG GTGGCCCAACTGCTACTGAACAGCCATCTGTGCGTTGCCCTCCTGGAGGGGCAGTCAAAAGACGCGACCGACCCCAACTACACCACCCCACTGCACCTGGCAGCCAAGAATGGGCACAAGGAGATCATCAG gcagctgctgaaggCTGGAATTGAGATCAATAAGCAGACAAAGACAGGCACAGCCTTGCATGAGGCCGCTCTCTATGGCAAAACAGAGGTGGTGCGGTTGCTGCTGGAG GGCGGTGTTGACGTGAACATCAGGAACACCTACAACCAGACAGCACTGGACATTGTCAACCAGTTTACCACTTCACATGCCAGCAAAGACataaagcagctgctgagag AGGCATCAGGAATCCTGAAGGTACGAGCTTTGAAGGATTTTTGGAACCTCCATGACCCAACTGCTCTCAATGTCCGGGCAGGAGACGTCATTACG GTCCTGGAGCAGCATCCGGATGGGCGATGGAAGGGACACATCCATGACATTCAGAAAGGCACTGATCGCATTGGGTACTTCCCCCCCTCCATTGCTGAAGTCATCAGCAAGCGAACAG GCATGATCCTCCCCCGCATGGCGTCCACACACCAGCACCAGGGCACTCCTGGGGCCCCCACGGCACTCCCTGACTGCAGCCctccacagctgcagcatctcccca CAGGAGACAGGAACAGCGTGGGCAGTGAGGGCAGCATTGGCAGCATCCGCAGTGCAGGCAGTGGACAGAGCACTGAGGGTACCAACGGGCAAAACACCAACATCGTCATTGAGAACACCAGG CCGCTGACCTCCACTGGTGATGACCTCCAGCAACAGATTTTGGGATCAGAGCCACGCAATGAACAGATTACTTCCATGACCG GGCCCCCAGGCCACCAGACCCCTAGCAGCTGCACCCCTGGAGACAAAGTCTTTTCACACCAGTTTCTGCGACCTGAGCAGCTCCTTGAGGGGAAG GATGCAGAAGCCATTTACAACTGGCTGAGTGAGTTCCAGCTGGAGTCATACACTGTCAACTTCCTCAACGCTGGCTACGATGTCCCCACCATCAGTCGAATGACACCAGAG GACCTGACGGCCATCGGTGTGACCAAACCAGGCCACAGGAAGAAGATCTCCAGTGAGATTGGGCAGCTCAGTATCACCGAGTGGCTGCCCAACTATATTCCG GCTGATCTGATGGATTGGCTCAGTGCCATTGGTTTGCCGCAATACCACAAAAAATTGGTAAACAATGGCTATGACTCCATCACCATTGTCACAGACCTGACATGGGAGGATTTGCAAGAGATTGGCATCAACAAGCTGG GCCACCAGAAGAAGATCATGTTGGCTGTAAAGAAGCTCAGAGACCTCCGCAAAAGCCTCAGCCAAACAGAAGCGACACTGACAAGACATAAAGTCCCTGGTGCCCTGGACATTGTCACTATTGAGTCACTGGAGAATGGGGAGTGCCAGTCCCCAAACACACCCAAAATGACAACGTTCCAGGACAGCGAGCTCAGCTACGAGCTCCAGACAGCCATGTCCAACAGCTGCCATGAGACGCTCAGCATCAAAAACAGCCAGGGAATGTCACGGAGCCAGGAGAGCATTGGGGTGCGGTCCCGGGGCTCGGGGCACTCACAGGACAACGTACCGTGCCGGCACCTCTCCAGTCCCTCTCAGGAGAGCCTGGGCAgcggggagagcagcagcagcagcagcgggcAGTCCTGCATGCCACCTCACAGCAAGGAAAACCTGGCCAGCCTGCCGAGACAGCCTAGCCCGGAGCCCTATGGAAAGCTCACCTCCCCTGAGGGGCTGAATGGCTTCGCTAATTGCAGTGGGGGCAGCCCTCTCAAGGAGAGGAACCTGCCTGAAGGCACAGATCAGTATGCTCGGCTGACAGCTCAGAAAGGTGCTGGCCATGTGGGGACACTGATGGTCACTCCCAGCACTCCTCCCCAGACTCCCAGCAAGGCAACAGCTCCATATGTCTTCATGTACCCACATGTCTCCTTGAAATCCCCAAGAACCCCTTCCagccagggagcagagcagcctaAGACCTCTGCACACTCCTACCCCTCCTCTGGGCAGAAAAGCAGTCTGCAGACATCAGCCCCAAAAGCTTTCTCGTACCTGCACAGTCAATGTagccctgctgagctgctcaaaGCTGCCACAACCCCAAATGCCTGGCAGACAGGGGAGCAGCACAAGGGGGGCGAAGGCTCCAAGAACAAGAAGCGCTCACACAGCCTGAACCGCTATGCACTGTCGGATGGAGAgcctgaggaggaggaggggatgcCCACCAGCACGCTGGGCTCCTATGCCACCCTGACGCGGCGGCCAGGCCGCAGCCAGATGCCACGGGCCTGCCTGCAGACAGAGGCCAAGGTGACCCGCAGCCAGTCCTTTGCCATCCGGGCCAAGCGCAAGggccccccgccgccgcctcctaAGCGTCTCAGTTCTGTCTCTAGCACTCCCACCACCGAAGTGGACAATGAACAGCCTCCTAACCCTGAGCGACAGCCTTCTGTACCCCGGGATGTGGCTGACACAGGTGCCAGCCCCAGTGACAGCGGCTGCAGCAGGACAGTGAGGAGCTTGGTGGCCGCACTGGAGGAAACACCAGGGCTGAATCCACCCAAACCTCTCCTAGCCCCGAAACCACTGCATGTGACTCAGGACTCTCTCTCCAAGGCTGCTGTGTATGATAAGTCCCACAACAGTTGTGATCCCAGTGGCACTGTGCTCTCTGATTCTGGCTGGGACTCATTTGATAGCAGCAAGCCGAGGAGACGGACACTGAGTGAGCCCAGTACTCCCATGTCAGAGGCTGTGCAGGGTAGGCAGGAGGATGCCTGCTCAGATGCAGAAGAAGAGGCCAAGCCAGAGGTCTCTTCATCCTCCCAGAACAGTTCCAGTGAGTGCATCCCCTTTGCAGAAGAAGGCAACTTAACTATCAAGCAGCGACCAAAGCCTGCTGGGCAACCTAAGACTGACACTGCAGTGCAAGGCACAGAGCCCAATTCCCAGCCTGCGGAGTCCCTGTGCTCTGATGGGAAGGAGACGGCTGTGTCCACTGCCACCAGGGAGCTGCCCATGCTGGAGTTCAACCTCACTGAGTCAGACACGGTGAAGCGCCGACCCCGCTTCAAGGAGCGGGAGccgctgcaggcagtgctgaagGCATTCAGCATGGCAGGGCAGGCTGAGGTGGGGGCCAGCTCTGCACCCCAGTATGCCCAGGCCCAGGCTGTAAGCATCGTGGGCCCCACCACACAGGGGCCAGCACCACAGGCTGGACTGGCTGGAGATGCTTTTGATGATGACAGTGTGGAGTTCAGGATTGCTGAGATAGAGAAGAGCATCTTGTCACTGGAGAAAGGGATTAAGAAGGTACCAAGCCCCATCaaagctcccagccccacagaacTGCTCAGCACTACTGTGGTGAGGATGCCTGCTCCAGGTATGGGGATCTGTGGGGAGGCCTCTAGGGTTGTGGCAGGGTCTGAGGCTCTCTTCTACCATGGCTGGCTCGATGTGGCATTCCCAACCAGCCCAGTGAGGGGGACCTGTGTCACCTCATGCCATGAGgctttttctcttgcagacATCCCTGCCAAGCACACTTCAGTGGCGTCCACAAAACTGGTGTTCTCTGGGCCCAAGACCATCTACCAGCAGGTCCTGCAGCCCTCCCGCCATACTGtcgctccctgggcagccactGAGTCAGTGCCAGATGTGATCGGGTCCCTGGCTGGCCCCAGCCCGCTGACACTGGAGGCAAGCAGCAAGGTGTTTGTAAAGCCCTTGGCCTCTGCCCCAGGGGCTGCCCTGGTCCAGCAGCGGCTGGAGCACACCAGCATCACCACATTGCAGGCAGCTGAGAAGAAGATCACAGTGGAGGAGGTGCAGAG CCCCCTCAGGGCCACGCACTCAGCCAAGAACATCCTGGAGGACATCAGCAATATGTTTGATGATCTGGCCGACCAGTTGGATGCAATGCTGGACTGA
- the CASKIN2 gene encoding caskin-2 isoform X4: MGREQELIQAVKNGDIPGVQKLVAKIKASKTKLLGSAKRLNVNYQDADGFSALHHAALGGSLDLISLLLEAQATVDIKDSNGMRPLHYAAWQGRVEPVRVLLRAAASVNMASLDGQIPLHLSAQYGHYEVSEMLLQHQSNPCLINKAKKTPLDLACEFGRLKVAQLLLNSHLCVALLEGQSKDATDPNYTTPLHLAAKNGHKEIIRQLLKAGIEINKQTKTGTALHEAALYGKTEVVRLLLEGGVDVNIRNTYNQTALDIVNQFTTSHASKDIKQLLREASGILKVRALKDFWNLHDPTALNVRAGDVITVLEQHPDGRWKGHIHDIQKGTDRIGYFPPSIAEVISKRTAGDRNSVGSEGSIGSIRSAGSGQSTEGTNGQNTNIVIENTRPLTSTGDDLQQQILGSEPRNEQITSMTGPPGHQTPSSCTPGDKVFSHQFLRPEQLLEGKDAEAIYNWLSEFQLESYTVNFLNAGYDVPTISRMTPEDLTAIGVTKPGHRKKISSEIGQLSITEWLPNYIPADLMDWLSAIGLPQYHKKLVNNGYDSITIVTDLTWEDLQEIGINKLGHQKKIMLAVKKLRDLRKSLSQTEATLTRHKVPGALDIVTIESLENGECQSPNTPKMTTFQDSELSYELQTAMSNSCHETLSIKNSQGMSRSQESIGVRSRGSGHSQDNVPCRHLSSPSQESLGSGESSSSSSGQSCMPPHSKENLASLPRQPSPEPYGKLTSPEGLNGFANCSGGSPLKERNLPEGTDQYARLTAQKGAGHVGTLMVTPSTPPQTPSKATAPYVFMYPHVSLKSPRTPSSQGAEQPKTSAHSYPSSGQKSSLQTSAPKAFSYLHSQCSPAELLKAATTPNAWQTGEQHKGGEGSKNKKRSHSLNRYALSDGEPEEEEGMPTSTLGSYATLTRRPGRSQMPRACLQTEAKVTRSQSFAIRAKRKGPPPPPPKRLSSVSSTPTTEVDNEQPPNPERQPSVPRDVADTGASPSDSGCSRTVRSLVAALEETPGLNPPKPLLAPKPLHVTQDSLSKAAVYDKSHNSCDPSGTVLSDSGWDSFDSSKPRRRTLSEPSTPMSEAVQGRQEDACSDAEEEAKPEVSSSSQNSSSECIPFAEEGNLTIKQRPKPAGQPKTDTAVQGTEPNSQPAESLCSDGKETAVSTATRELPMLEFNLTESDTVKRRPRFKEREPLQAVLKAFSMAGQAEVGASSAPQYAQAQAVSIVGPTTQGPAPQAGLAGDAFDDDSVEFRIAEIEKSILSLEKGIKKVPSPIKAPSPTELLSTTVVRMPAPGMGICGEASRVVAGSEALFYHGWLDVAFPTSPVRGTCVTSCHEAFSLADIPAKHTSVASTKLVFSGPKTIYQQVLQPSRHTVAPWAATESVPDVIGSLAGPSPLTLEASSKVFVKPLASAPGAALVQQRLEHTSITTLQAAEKKITVEEVQSPLRATHSAKNILEDISNMFDDLADQLDAMLD, from the exons AGCTCCTGGGATCTGCCAAGCGCCTGAATGTGAACTACCAGGATGCAGATGG GTTCTCAGCACTGCACCATGCAGCCTTGGGTGGCAGCCTGGACCtcatctcactgctgctggaggcacagGCCACTGTGGACATCAAGGACAGCAACG GGATGCGCCCCCTGCACTACGCAGCCTGGCAGGGACGCGTGGAGCCAGTGCGGGTGCTGCTGCGTGCTGCCGCCTCTGTCAATATGGCCTCACTGGATGGGCAGATTCCACTGCACCTTTCAGCACAGTATGGCCACTACGAGGTG TCGGAGATGCTTCTGCAGCACCAGTCCAACCCCTGTCTCATCAACAAGGCGAAGAAAACCCCCCTGGACTTGGCCTGCGAGTTTGGGCGACTGAAG GTGGCCCAACTGCTACTGAACAGCCATCTGTGCGTTGCCCTCCTGGAGGGGCAGTCAAAAGACGCGACCGACCCCAACTACACCACCCCACTGCACCTGGCAGCCAAGAATGGGCACAAGGAGATCATCAG gcagctgctgaaggCTGGAATTGAGATCAATAAGCAGACAAAGACAGGCACAGCCTTGCATGAGGCCGCTCTCTATGGCAAAACAGAGGTGGTGCGGTTGCTGCTGGAG GGCGGTGTTGACGTGAACATCAGGAACACCTACAACCAGACAGCACTGGACATTGTCAACCAGTTTACCACTTCACATGCCAGCAAAGACataaagcagctgctgagag AGGCATCAGGAATCCTGAAGGTACGAGCTTTGAAGGATTTTTGGAACCTCCATGACCCAACTGCTCTCAATGTCCGGGCAGGAGACGTCATTACG GTCCTGGAGCAGCATCCGGATGGGCGATGGAAGGGACACATCCATGACATTCAGAAAGGCACTGATCGCATTGGGTACTTCCCCCCCTCCATTGCTGAAGTCATCAGCAAGCGAACAG CAGGAGACAGGAACAGCGTGGGCAGTGAGGGCAGCATTGGCAGCATCCGCAGTGCAGGCAGTGGACAGAGCACTGAGGGTACCAACGGGCAAAACACCAACATCGTCATTGAGAACACCAGG CCGCTGACCTCCACTGGTGATGACCTCCAGCAACAGATTTTGGGATCAGAGCCACGCAATGAACAGATTACTTCCATGACCG GGCCCCCAGGCCACCAGACCCCTAGCAGCTGCACCCCTGGAGACAAAGTCTTTTCACACCAGTTTCTGCGACCTGAGCAGCTCCTTGAGGGGAAG GATGCAGAAGCCATTTACAACTGGCTGAGTGAGTTCCAGCTGGAGTCATACACTGTCAACTTCCTCAACGCTGGCTACGATGTCCCCACCATCAGTCGAATGACACCAGAG GACCTGACGGCCATCGGTGTGACCAAACCAGGCCACAGGAAGAAGATCTCCAGTGAGATTGGGCAGCTCAGTATCACCGAGTGGCTGCCCAACTATATTCCG GCTGATCTGATGGATTGGCTCAGTGCCATTGGTTTGCCGCAATACCACAAAAAATTGGTAAACAATGGCTATGACTCCATCACCATTGTCACAGACCTGACATGGGAGGATTTGCAAGAGATTGGCATCAACAAGCTGG GCCACCAGAAGAAGATCATGTTGGCTGTAAAGAAGCTCAGAGACCTCCGCAAAAGCCTCAGCCAAACAGAAGCGACACTGACAAGACATAAAGTCCCTGGTGCCCTGGACATTGTCACTATTGAGTCACTGGAGAATGGGGAGTGCCAGTCCCCAAACACACCCAAAATGACAACGTTCCAGGACAGCGAGCTCAGCTACGAGCTCCAGACAGCCATGTCCAACAGCTGCCATGAGACGCTCAGCATCAAAAACAGCCAGGGAATGTCACGGAGCCAGGAGAGCATTGGGGTGCGGTCCCGGGGCTCGGGGCACTCACAGGACAACGTACCGTGCCGGCACCTCTCCAGTCCCTCTCAGGAGAGCCTGGGCAgcggggagagcagcagcagcagcagcgggcAGTCCTGCATGCCACCTCACAGCAAGGAAAACCTGGCCAGCCTGCCGAGACAGCCTAGCCCGGAGCCCTATGGAAAGCTCACCTCCCCTGAGGGGCTGAATGGCTTCGCTAATTGCAGTGGGGGCAGCCCTCTCAAGGAGAGGAACCTGCCTGAAGGCACAGATCAGTATGCTCGGCTGACAGCTCAGAAAGGTGCTGGCCATGTGGGGACACTGATGGTCACTCCCAGCACTCCTCCCCAGACTCCCAGCAAGGCAACAGCTCCATATGTCTTCATGTACCCACATGTCTCCTTGAAATCCCCAAGAACCCCTTCCagccagggagcagagcagcctaAGACCTCTGCACACTCCTACCCCTCCTCTGGGCAGAAAAGCAGTCTGCAGACATCAGCCCCAAAAGCTTTCTCGTACCTGCACAGTCAATGTagccctgctgagctgctcaaaGCTGCCACAACCCCAAATGCCTGGCAGACAGGGGAGCAGCACAAGGGGGGCGAAGGCTCCAAGAACAAGAAGCGCTCACACAGCCTGAACCGCTATGCACTGTCGGATGGAGAgcctgaggaggaggaggggatgcCCACCAGCACGCTGGGCTCCTATGCCACCCTGACGCGGCGGCCAGGCCGCAGCCAGATGCCACGGGCCTGCCTGCAGACAGAGGCCAAGGTGACCCGCAGCCAGTCCTTTGCCATCCGGGCCAAGCGCAAGggccccccgccgccgcctcctaAGCGTCTCAGTTCTGTCTCTAGCACTCCCACCACCGAAGTGGACAATGAACAGCCTCCTAACCCTGAGCGACAGCCTTCTGTACCCCGGGATGTGGCTGACACAGGTGCCAGCCCCAGTGACAGCGGCTGCAGCAGGACAGTGAGGAGCTTGGTGGCCGCACTGGAGGAAACACCAGGGCTGAATCCACCCAAACCTCTCCTAGCCCCGAAACCACTGCATGTGACTCAGGACTCTCTCTCCAAGGCTGCTGTGTATGATAAGTCCCACAACAGTTGTGATCCCAGTGGCACTGTGCTCTCTGATTCTGGCTGGGACTCATTTGATAGCAGCAAGCCGAGGAGACGGACACTGAGTGAGCCCAGTACTCCCATGTCAGAGGCTGTGCAGGGTAGGCAGGAGGATGCCTGCTCAGATGCAGAAGAAGAGGCCAAGCCAGAGGTCTCTTCATCCTCCCAGAACAGTTCCAGTGAGTGCATCCCCTTTGCAGAAGAAGGCAACTTAACTATCAAGCAGCGACCAAAGCCTGCTGGGCAACCTAAGACTGACACTGCAGTGCAAGGCACAGAGCCCAATTCCCAGCCTGCGGAGTCCCTGTGCTCTGATGGGAAGGAGACGGCTGTGTCCACTGCCACCAGGGAGCTGCCCATGCTGGAGTTCAACCTCACTGAGTCAGACACGGTGAAGCGCCGACCCCGCTTCAAGGAGCGGGAGccgctgcaggcagtgctgaagGCATTCAGCATGGCAGGGCAGGCTGAGGTGGGGGCCAGCTCTGCACCCCAGTATGCCCAGGCCCAGGCTGTAAGCATCGTGGGCCCCACCACACAGGGGCCAGCACCACAGGCTGGACTGGCTGGAGATGCTTTTGATGATGACAGTGTGGAGTTCAGGATTGCTGAGATAGAGAAGAGCATCTTGTCACTGGAGAAAGGGATTAAGAAGGTACCAAGCCCCATCaaagctcccagccccacagaacTGCTCAGCACTACTGTGGTGAGGATGCCTGCTCCAGGTATGGGGATCTGTGGGGAGGCCTCTAGGGTTGTGGCAGGGTCTGAGGCTCTCTTCTACCATGGCTGGCTCGATGTGGCATTCCCAACCAGCCCAGTGAGGGGGACCTGTGTCACCTCATGCCATGAGgctttttctcttgcagacATCCCTGCCAAGCACACTTCAGTGGCGTCCACAAAACTGGTGTTCTCTGGGCCCAAGACCATCTACCAGCAGGTCCTGCAGCCCTCCCGCCATACTGtcgctccctgggcagccactGAGTCAGTGCCAGATGTGATCGGGTCCCTGGCTGGCCCCAGCCCGCTGACACTGGAGGCAAGCAGCAAGGTGTTTGTAAAGCCCTTGGCCTCTGCCCCAGGGGCTGCCCTGGTCCAGCAGCGGCTGGAGCACACCAGCATCACCACATTGCAGGCAGCTGAGAAGAAGATCACAGTGGAGGAGGTGCAGAG CCCCCTCAGGGCCACGCACTCAGCCAAGAACATCCTGGAGGACATCAGCAATATGTTTGATGATCTGGCCGACCAGTTGGATGCAATGCTGGACTGA